Sequence from the Corallococcus soli genome:
GCGCTCCGAGCGAGCCCGGGCAGCCCATCTCCTCCAGTCGACACCGGACTCCCAGGGAGGGCTGCGGTCCCGGGGAGCCCTGGACTAGGGTGGTAGGGCGCGGGAGCCGTTACCTTCACCCGACAGGAGCCCGTCCCATGCCCATGCGGTCCGTGAATGGAACCCGGCTGTACTACGAGGACACCGGCGGCCCCGGGGACGTGGTCCTGTTCAGCCATGGGCTCCTGTGGAGCACGCGCCTGTTCGACCCGCAGGTGGAGGCGCTGCGGGGCCGCTTCCGGTGCATCTCCTACGACCACCGGGGGCAGGGGCAGAGCGAGGTTCCGCCCGACGCGGTCATCGACATGGAGACGGTATACGCGGACGCGGTGGCGCTCATCGAGTCGCTGGGCGTGGCGCCGGTCCACTTCGTGGGGCTGTCCATGGGGGGCTTCGTGGGGATGCGGCTGGCCGCGCGCCGGCCGGACCTGGTGCGCTCGCTGGTGCTGCTGGAGACGTCCGCGGACCCGGAGCCCACCGTCAACGTGCCCCGCTACACCGCGCTCAACCTGGTGGCCCGCTACGTGGGGCTCGCGCCCGTGACGGGGCCGGTGATGCGCATCATGTTCGGCACGTCGTTCCTCACCGACCCGGGCCGGGCGTCGGAGCGGTCGCTGTGGCGTGCGCGCCTGCGCCAGAACCGGCGCGACATCTGGCGCGCCGTCAACGGCGTCATCAAGCGCCAGGGCATCGCGGAGGAGCTGCCGCGCCTGCGCACGCCCACGCTCGTCATCGTGGGCGAGGAGGACCGCGCCACGGTGCCCGCGAAGGCCGAGCGCATCCATTCCCTCATCCCCGGCTCGAAGCTGGTGCGCCTGTCGCGCGGTGGGCACTCGGCCACGGTGGAGGAGCCGGCGCTGGTGAATGCCGAACTCGCCCCCTTCCTCACCGAGCATGCTTCCACGAACGCCGCGCACACCGGCTGAAGCACGGTTACCCGAAACGAAACAGGAGGGCTTGTTCAATGCCAGTCGCGAAATGGAATGGCGCCGTGCTCGCGAAGAGTGACCGCTTCGAGGAGGTGGAGGGCAACGTCTACTTCCCGCCCGACAGCCTGAACCGGGAACACTTCAAGCCCAGCGCGACGCACACCCAATGCCCCTGGAAGGGCGAGGCCAGCTACTACTCCGTGGAGGTGGACGGCAAGACGAACGCGGACGCCGCCTGGTACTACCCGGAGCCGAAACCGAAGGCGGCCAACATCCAGGGGTACGTGGCCTTCTGGAAGGGCGTGACGGTGGAGCGCTGACGGGCGTGCCCGTCGCAGTGCTGCTCACCGTCCGAGGGACTCGAGCGCGCGGATGCAGCGCGCGAGACTGTCACTTCGGCTGGCGGCCACCGCGGGGCGCCAGGCGTCCCGCGTAAAGTCCGCCACCACTGTCGAATATTGCTTTCCCACCGAGGCTGTCGAGCCTTCGGCTGGAACGAGGGCGGCCCTGAGCTCTCGGGAACGAGAGCGACGTGCCAGGTTGACCAGCGCCTGCTTGGCGTTGGGAATCGTGTCGGGCGCGGGCGGGACCGAACTCACCGGAACACCCAGGAAGGTCGCGATGCGTTCCGCGTCCGCGAGCAGCCAGCTTTCGCCTTGATGGACGGCGATGCGCAGGTGCATTCCCTTCGCTGGCGTTGGAAGGAGACGTTTCACGAGCGCAGGTGCGCAGGCTGCATCCTGGTCCAGGTCACGCAGCACGAACCAGGGCGCATTGCGGGCCGCATGGTTGAAGCCCGCCAGCTTCGCATCGAGCTTCGCCTTTCCGCCCATGGGGTAGACCGTTCCCATGGGGAGGCCCGCGTGACGCAGGAGCCTCGTGACGATGGCCGTGTCGGTAGGCCCTTCCACCGCGAAGGTGATGGGGGTCACAACGCCTCGCCAAAGAGCGCAAGCTGTTCTGCTCCGCCCGGAGCCGTCCTGGGAATCACGGCCTCCGCCACCGTCAGGCCTCCTTCAAGGAGATCCCGGATGGGTTGGCTGTCCCTTGCTACGGACACCTGGGTTCCTTCCTTGCGCGGTGTCAGTACGAGCACTTCCTCGCCGCCAATCCCTTCGTCCGCCAGCAGGTCCGCGCTGTGGGTGCTGACGATGACCTGCCGGTCGTTCTTGCGACTCAGTCGCGCCAGCATTTGAGGAATGTGCTGGACGACCGCGGTGTGGAGCGACAGTTCAGGCTCCTCCAGAAGCAGGGGCGCGGTTCCATCCAGCAATGCCCAGAGCAGGCCCAAGAGCCGCAGGGTGCCGTCCGAAAGCTGGGTCTCATTCTGCCAGCCAGCGTTGGGCCGCCAGTGCTTGTACTTACCCTGGAGGTGGGGCACGCCCCGCTCATCACGCTTCAGGTCCAACTCTTGGAGTTGGGGAACCGCGACCCGGAGCGCACTCGTGATGCGCTTCAAGCGCGAGTTGAGCGTCTTGGGCGTCGCACGCGCCAATTGCTCCAGGAAGTCTCCTCCGAATGGGTCCATCACCCGACCCGTGGAGCGGTCTGGTTCCCGAACCAGTTGAGGAACGAGGTGGAGATAGCGGACCTTCGAGAAGAAGTCAGACAGCTCACGGAAGTGACGGTTGGTGTTCACCTGTTCCAGATGCGTCTGGGTCAGCAGCGCGGGATCCTTCTTGTCTTCGCTGTTGGGGCGCTCCAGGAGCGTTTTCGCGCCACGGGTGACGACTTCCGATTTGACGATGGGACGTCGCTGGTTGTCCTGGGTGAACTCGAGTCGGTAGTTCCAAGGCGGGCCTTCGCCAAGATCGACCTCGACTTCAAGCTCGACGTTTGGATATCGGCGCGCATGCAGGGAGCGAATTTGCGATACCCCTCGTCGCGAGGCCACCGCGCGTTGGAGCCCGCCCTGCGCGTCCGCTACGTCGCGCAGAAAGCGGATGGCGTCGAGGAAGTTGGACTTGCCGGCGGCGTTGGGACCGACGAGGAAGACGCGCTGTTCCAGGGGCACGTCGGCCTCAAGGAAGTTTCGCCAGTTCTGCATCCGGATGCGGGTGATGCGCATGGTGCGACTCTAGTCGCCGCCTTCTTCTTGCGCACGTACGTGTCACACGGCTCCGCTCGACGAACCTCCCTTTTCGCGGGTGAGCCCCCCAAGCGAGCCGGAGGCGTGAGCTTGGCGCGCTGAGGAACCATCCAGCCGCAGTGCCTGCTGCACATGCGTTTGCGCGGGCGAGCATGGCTGGTGGGTCGTGCCCCTTCCGCAAGGGGGCTCGGACGCCCGGATGTCGTCGGGTGCACGCGTCCGTCAGCGTCAGGCTTGTCGTCCGCGCGGGAGCGGCGATGCTGGTCGCCTCTTCGGACCACGCGCGAGGATGCGCGGCGGTCCCTCTTCGGGTGGAGGTGGCGCGGGTGGCGACGGTGTCCCTGCAGGATGTGCGCAAGGTGTACCGGGGCGGGGTGGCGGCGGTGAAGGGCGTGACGCTGGACATCGCGGACGGCGAGTTCGTGTCGCTGGTGGGCCCGTCCGGGTGCGGCAAGTCCACGACGTTGAACCTCATCGCGGGGTTGGAGGAGCTGTCGGGCGGCACGCTGTGCATCGACGGGCAGGTGGTGAACGACCTGTCCCCGCGCGAGCGTGACATCGCGATGGTGTTCCAGAGCTACGCGCTCTACCCGCACCTGGACGTGGCGGGGAACCTGGCGTTCCCGCTGAAGGTGGCGGGCATGGACGCGAAGGACATCGAAGCGCGCGTGCGCGAGGTGTCCGGGGTGCTGGGACTGGAGGCGCTGCTCGCGCGCCGGCCGAAGGAGCTGTCCGGCGGGCAGCGGCAGCGGGTGGCGCTGGGGCGCGCGCTGGTGCGCAGGCCCAAGGTGTTCCTCTTCGACGAGCCCCTGTCCAACCTGGACGCGGCGCTGCGCACGCAGATGCGCGGTGAAATCAAGAAGCTGCACGAGCAGCTCCAGGCCACGTTCATCTACGTCACGCACGACCAGGCGGAGGCGATGACGCTGTCCGACCGCGTGGTGGTGATGAGCCAGGGCGAGGTGCAGCAGGTGGCCCCGCCGCGCGAGCTGTACGACGCCCCGGCGAACCTGTTCGTGGCGGGCTTCTTCGGCTCGCCGCGCATCAACCTGGTGAAGCCGGACACGCTGGGCCTGCCGCCGGAGGACGCGGTGCTGGGCCTGCGGCCGGAGCACCTCCAGGTGGGCCAGGGCGAGCGGCCCCCGGAGGCCCGCGAGGCCCGCGTGTACCTGGTGGAGCCCATGGGCGCGGAGGTCTGGGTGACGGTGGAGACGGGAGGCGAGCGGCTGGTGGCCAGGGCACCCGGAGACTTCCGCGCCGCGAGCGGGGATTTGGTGTGGCTGCGCCACGACGCGCGCTACCTGCGCAGGTTTGATGGGAAGACGGGGCGCGCGGTGTGAAGCCGCGTCAGGCGTAGACCTCCTCGCTGTCCACCAGTGGCTCCAGGCGGCGCTGGAGGCTCTGGATGAACGCGTAGCGCCGGCCCAGGGCCTCCTGGAGTTCGCGCGCCTCCGCCCGGGCGCGCTCCTCGAGCAGCGTGGCCAGGGCCGTGTCCAGGGTCTCCTTGAGCACGCGTGACTCGTCGTTCGACAGTTCCAGCAACATGGGGGTGTCCTCCTTCTCGTGAACGTTGGGCACCGCGCCCCGGTGCGTGCGTGGGCCGTTTCCCTGCCGTGGGGGAAGGCTGCCCGGGGGCTCACCGGGCCGCCTGCCACGGCGCGCACGGCGGCGGCAGCGACCCCACCCTTGGTGAGGACCCCATGGGCGCGAGGAGCGACACGATGATTCACGCGGGAGACGTGAGAGAGGGCATGGCGGTGCTCGCCGCCGACGGGCACAAGCTGGGCCGGGTGGCGGGCGTGGGCGACACGCACTTCGAGCTGGAGCAGGGCCTGGTCCCCATTCCCCGGCGCGACTACCTCATCGAGTTCAGCGACGTGGAGGCCGTGCGCGAGGACGAAATCCTCCTCAAGCCGGCGGACCACCCGCAGCTCACGCTGGAGGAGGACGACGACGGCGGGGCCCTGCCGCCCCGGCACAGTGAAGGGATGGACGCGGAGCCCGCGAACGACCCCCTGGGTCCCATGCGGCACTGACGCGGGAACGCCGCGCCGCGCTCCGGGACTTCCAGGAACTTCCAACCCGCGGAGCAGGGCAAGGGCCTGGAATCATTGGGCCCTGCGGGCGTGGCATGTCAGACCGGCGCGGTAGACGGACCCCTCGGTCAGACGTCCCGGTGGGGTCATGCGACGGTTTTCGACATCTTGCGTCACGGTGCTGTGGTTGGGAGTGATGTTCTCGTGCGGGCCCGCGCCGCGAGCGGACGCGGGAGGCGTGGAGGCGCCGGTGCCGGGCGTGCTGTCCACGCCGCGTCGGCTGCTGCCCTATGTCGCGCTGGAGGACGGGCGGGTGCTGGCGGCGGGCGGCCACGACGGGCACCGCACGCTCGGCTCCAGTGAGGTCTTCGACCCGGACACCGGCCGGTGGCGGCCCTCGGGCGCGCTGCGCACGGCGCGGCGCAACCACGCGGCGGTGCGGCTGGCGGACGGGCGGGTGCTCGCGGTGGGCGGCTCCAACGGGGTGACGGTGGGCGCGCTGGCGAGCGCGGAGGTGTACGCGCCGGACACGGGCACGTGGACGCCGGTGGCCTCCATGGGCGAGGCGCGCAACGACCCGACGGCGGTGCTGTTGCCGGACGGGCGGGTGCTGGTGGCGGGCGGCACGGACGTGGACCTGCGGCCGGTGCGCTCGGCGGAGCTGTACGACCCGGCGCTGGGGGCGTGGCGGCCGGCGGAGGCCCCGGGCTTCGTGCGGGGAGGCGAGGGGACGGCGGTGGTGCTGCGGTCGGGGCGGGTGCTCTTCGCGAGCGGCCTGCAGGCGGAGCTGTACGACCCGGTGACGGGCCACTGGGAGAAGGCGGGCGCGGTGGGCGGCGCGGCGGGCACGCACCGGCTGGGGCACACCGTGACGCTGCTGCCGGATGGACGCGTGCTGGTGGTGGGCGGCACGACGTCGCGCGCGGCGCAGACGGCGGAGGTGTTCGTGCCGGAGCGGGGGGCGTGGGAGCTGGTGGCATCGCCCTCGGTGCCGCGCGAACACCACGCGGCGCTGGTGACGGGAGAGGGCGCGGTGTTGGTGGTGGGCGGCGAGCACTCCACGCGCGGCACGCTCGCGTCAGCGGAGCAGTTCGACCCGGCGCGTGGCACGTGGACGCAGGCGCCCACGCTGCATGAGCCGCGAGGCGAGGCGGGCGCACTGTGGCTGCGACAGGGCACGGTGCTGGTGGTGGGTGGCGTGAACGAGCTGGGCACGCTGGCCACGAGCGAGGAGTACGTCCCCGCCACCTGTGTCCCCATGACGTGTGAAGCCCGGGGGCCGGCGTGCGGCGTGGCGCCGGACGGCTGCGGCGCGACGCTCGACTGCGGCCCGTGCGTGGCGGGCGCGCTTCCAGGTGTCGAGCAGGGCCCCTGACCATCGGAGTCCAATGGGATGGACAACGGCGCGCCGGAGCGGGCACGTTGCCTCCATGCCCCCTGCCCCGAACCACACGTCCATCGATGATCCCGTGGCCGATGACTTCTGGTCCTTCGAGGACGACCACGGAAGGCAGCACGTCTCGCGCGTCACGCTGGGCCGGCCCGTGCCCATTCCCCAGGATGCCCAGGGGGACTGGTACTGCCCCGTGCTCATCGGCCACGCCGTCCCCCTGGCCGTCAGCATGGTGGGCGTCGGTCCCGTGGATGCCCTGCTCAACGCCGCGCGGTTCATCCGAGAGCACTTCCACGAGCTGCGCAAGGTCAGCCCGCGCGCCACGCCCCCAGGCTCCACGGATTCAACGTGAAGCCAGCACAGCGTGTCTGGTTTTCCCGGCTGGCCGGCAACCCGGGACCCGCCGGGCGGGTGTCTGTCTTCGTCGCGCCGCGCGAAGGCGCATGACAGACTGCGCGCCCATGCGCTCCTGGAAACACCTGCTCGTCGTCCCGCTCGTCTGCTCCACCGCCTGCGCCACCGCGCCCGTCCCCGCCGCGAAGCCCGAGGCCCCGGCCTCCGCCATCGCCGCGGCGCCCGCGCCGGCCCCCGCTCCCGTGCCCACGCCGGAGCGCCCCTTCGGCACGCTGCGCGAACAGGCCGAACGCCAGCAGGCCTGGCTCCGCGAGCGCCTGGAGACCGCGCTGCCCCAGCTCATGCGCAAGCACGGCGTGCAGATGTGGATCGTCCCCATGCGCGAGTACAACGAGGACCCCGTCTTCAAGGCGCTCGTGTCCCCCACCACCTTCGCCGCCCGCCGCCGCACCATCTACGTCTTCTTCGACCGGGGCGGTGACAAGGGCGTGGAGCGGCTGGCCCTGGGCGGCAGCACGCAGGGCGGTCTCTACGAAGCCCGCCGCGCGCCGCAGCTGGTGGACCGGGGCGGCGCCCAGCGCCCCGCCGAACTCCTGGGCCCCGAACAGTGGCCGCTCCTCAAGCAGGTGGTGGAGGAGCGCAAGCCCCAGTCCATCTCCATCGACGTGTCCCCCGCCATCGCCTTCGCGGACGGCCTCACCCACGGCGAATACGAAGGCATGGCCCAGGCCCTGGGCCCCGCCTGGGTGAAGCGCTTCAAGCCCGCCGGCGGCCTGCCCCTGGACGTGCTCGGCTGGCGCAGCGCCGACGAGGCCCGCTTCTACGAGGACCTCACGAAGCACGCCTGGAACATCATCCAGACCGCCTTCTCCAACGCCGTCATCACCCCCGGCGTCACCACCACGAAGGACGTGGAGTGGTGGATGCGCCAGCGCCTGGCCGACCAGGGCCTGGACACCTGGTTCCAGCCCGACGTGAGCGTGCAGCGGATGGGCGCCTCCGAGGAGCAACTGGGGGACAGCCCCGTCATCCAGCGCGGCGACGTGCTCCACTGCGACTACGGCATCACCGCGCTGCGCCTCAACACGGACACCCAGCACATGGGCTACGTGCTGCGCGAGGGGGAGACGGACGCGCCCGAGGGCCTGAAGGCCGCGCTGAAGGCTTCCAACCGGCTCCAGGACATCGTCACCGAGGAGCTCAAGCCGGGCCGCACCGGCAACGAGGTGCTGCGCGCCTCGCTCGCGCGCATGAAGGCGGAGGGCATCGACGGCACCGT
This genomic interval carries:
- a CDS encoding alpha/beta fold hydrolase, with amino-acid sequence MPMRSVNGTRLYYEDTGGPGDVVLFSHGLLWSTRLFDPQVEALRGRFRCISYDHRGQGQSEVPPDAVIDMETVYADAVALIESLGVAPVHFVGLSMGGFVGMRLAARRPDLVRSLVLLETSADPEPTVNVPRYTALNLVARYVGLAPVTGPVMRIMFGTSFLTDPGRASERSLWRARLRQNRRDIWRAVNGVIKRQGIAEELPRLRTPTLVIVGEEDRATVPAKAERIHSLIPGSKLVRLSRGGHSATVEEPALVNAELAPFLTEHASTNAAHTG
- a CDS encoding DUF2171 domain-containing protein, producing the protein MIHAGDVREGMAVLAADGHKLGRVAGVGDTHFELEQGLVPIPRRDYLIEFSDVEAVREDEILLKPADHPQLTLEEDDDGGALPPRHSEGMDAEPANDPLGPMRH
- a CDS encoding DUF427 domain-containing protein, which encodes MPVAKWNGAVLAKSDRFEEVEGNVYFPPDSLNREHFKPSATHTQCPWKGEASYYSVEVDGKTNADAAWYYPEPKPKAANIQGYVAFWKGVTVER
- a CDS encoding AAA family ATPase, with product MRITRIRMQNWRNFLEADVPLEQRVFLVGPNAAGKSNFLDAIRFLRDVADAQGGLQRAVASRRGVSQIRSLHARRYPNVELEVEVDLGEGPPWNYRLEFTQDNQRRPIVKSEVVTRGAKTLLERPNSEDKKDPALLTQTHLEQVNTNRHFRELSDFFSKVRYLHLVPQLVREPDRSTGRVMDPFGGDFLEQLARATPKTLNSRLKRITSALRVAVPQLQELDLKRDERGVPHLQGKYKHWRPNAGWQNETQLSDGTLRLLGLLWALLDGTAPLLLEEPELSLHTAVVQHIPQMLARLSRKNDRQVIVSTHSADLLADEGIGGEEVLVLTPRKEGTQVSVARDSQPIRDLLEGGLTVAEAVIPRTAPGGAEQLALFGEAL
- a CDS encoding Kelch repeat-containing protein, with amino-acid sequence MFSCGPAPRADAGGVEAPVPGVLSTPRRLLPYVALEDGRVLAAGGHDGHRTLGSSEVFDPDTGRWRPSGALRTARRNHAAVRLADGRVLAVGGSNGVTVGALASAEVYAPDTGTWTPVASMGEARNDPTAVLLPDGRVLVAGGTDVDLRPVRSAELYDPALGAWRPAEAPGFVRGGEGTAVVLRSGRVLFASGLQAELYDPVTGHWEKAGAVGGAAGTHRLGHTVTLLPDGRVLVVGGTTSRAAQTAEVFVPERGAWELVASPSVPREHHAALVTGEGAVLVVGGEHSTRGTLASAEQFDPARGTWTQAPTLHEPRGEAGALWLRQGTVLVVGGVNELGTLATSEEYVPATCVPMTCEARGPACGVAPDGCGATLDCGPCVAGALPGVEQGP
- a CDS encoding ABC transporter ATP-binding protein; its protein translation is MATVSLQDVRKVYRGGVAAVKGVTLDIADGEFVSLVGPSGCGKSTTLNLIAGLEELSGGTLCIDGQVVNDLSPRERDIAMVFQSYALYPHLDVAGNLAFPLKVAGMDAKDIEARVREVSGVLGLEALLARRPKELSGGQRQRVALGRALVRRPKVFLFDEPLSNLDAALRTQMRGEIKKLHEQLQATFIYVTHDQAEAMTLSDRVVVMSQGEVQQVAPPRELYDAPANLFVAGFFGSPRINLVKPDTLGLPPEDAVLGLRPEHLQVGQGERPPEAREARVYLVEPMGAEVWVTVETGGERLVARAPGDFRAASGDLVWLRHDARYLRRFDGKTGRAV
- a CDS encoding M24 family metallopeptidase, whose product is MRSWKHLLVVPLVCSTACATAPVPAAKPEAPASAIAAAPAPAPAPVPTPERPFGTLREQAERQQAWLRERLETALPQLMRKHGVQMWIVPMREYNEDPVFKALVSPTTFAARRRTIYVFFDRGGDKGVERLALGGSTQGGLYEARRAPQLVDRGGAQRPAELLGPEQWPLLKQVVEERKPQSISIDVSPAIAFADGLTHGEYEGMAQALGPAWVKRFKPAGGLPLDVLGWRSADEARFYEDLTKHAWNIIQTAFSNAVITPGVTTTKDVEWWMRQRLADQGLDTWFQPDVSVQRMGASEEQLGDSPVIQRGDVLHCDYGITALRLNTDTQHMGYVLREGETDAPEGLKAALKASNRLQDIVTEELKPGRTGNEVLRASLARMKAEGIDGTVYSHPIGLHGHGAGPMIGMWDRQEGVPGNGEHRVMPSTWFSIELQATSPVPEWKGQPVRSAQEEDVVLDAEGTVRWAFQRQTTFHLVR